In Plasmodium brasilianum strain Bolivian I chromosome 12, whole genome shotgun sequence, the genomic window GAAACAACTGTGTTGTCATTACACCTCGGTTTAAGCAGTACAGTTTCGTCCGTAATATTTGGtatgttattaaataaagtGGTACTTATTCGGATTGAACAATTTGGGTTTTCAAAATCACAgtaaaatgtattatgtataattgtTTTATCAATGGTGATTCTATTAAGTACtaatgataaattattatttatgaaacatatataataggtgccattatttaattcatGAATATTTGTTATGCGTCCAATATTTCCGGTGCAATTGAATACTTCTGCGTTTTTAACAAACGCtgattttactattttatcaCATTTTTCGTTCTCTGAAATGacaatattttctaaaagattaaaataaaaggtaAATTTATCAATATTCTTATCGTTACAATTTAGTATATCTCCTATTTTAATgagttcatttttttgttcaattttttgAATGGAATACACAGATTTGTCAATGGGGGATATAAGCGAactgaaaaaataatcattgtaaaaaagaattttgtttattttaaattactaAATGATGATAAATGTCATAGAAAagcatcaaaaaaaaaaaaaaaaaaaaaatgaataaattttggaaaaatcaaatgtatatatacgtgcgtatttatgcataaatatacgtatataagcTAAGAGATAAGAGTTTTAACTTTTATAGCAATGAATCAGTAATTGTAGCATATGAGAAAAAGCAcgaaaaaatagtaaattccgaaattgaaaaaaataatatttatatgtgcaaACTTAAGAATTTTCGATGGGaacgaataaataattttatcctTGGATACAaaacataaatgaaaaaggaaaattttttgtaaagtTTCACCGAAATGTATGaaggtacatatatatatagatataaatatgcGTATACATATTAATGCTGCTGACTACATttgtgtaaaatatataagctttatatataatgaaattaccatgaattctttttatccttaatatatatttttgcatcTCGCTTTTGAACGAACAGGAACGTATTCtgatatttttcttttgatatTACTTCCcctaaattattattaattacatTACAATTATTTGTTTCGCTGATATCAGATATTAAATAGTCTTCATTAATTTCAAAGTCACTCTCACTTATACCATCACCTCGTGTATCTAATATAGATATGTACTCAGTTTCAAATAACTCTACATTAACGTTAGCACTCCCATTGTTATAAGTGAAGTTTGATATGCGTATACTagcttttatattttttaggaATATTacaaagaatataataaaaaaagagagactaaaaattttgaggctttttttatatttcattttttattaacattcaACTgtactccttttttttagttacattggtgtaagtatatatatctatgtatctatctatatctatctatatctatctatatatctatctatctatatatatatatatatatacatatatatatatatacatgtacaaatGAATATACCCATATATTTGCCCATTTACGCATGTTATTACGTGTGTTTAATCAATTGAggatataacatataatatgatttaatatttttactgatgaaataaatatattctagACACGCTGTACAcatcaattatttttattttttttattttatataaataaaaaacaacaTTTCCGTGCAAAAACTTGTTAGGTGGTGTGTACTTGTAAAACGAATTTTCATGCTTAAGAAAAAGTTGTGCAAATGGagtaacatatttttatgtaatcgATACTATTAAGAGGCACaagtaaatgaaaaaataaatatataaatatatatatacatacaaccttaaaaattaagcaaaaattttttaattataaaataagattaattttttttgttacaaCAAAATTCaacaagataaaaaaattccttGAACACTTGTTTTTTATCTTgtctaaaattatttatgccCATGCTTCATTCtgcttaaaataaaattatccttttttattttacgttATTGTACCCTATTGTACTTTATTTTACCctactttattttaatttatttcatttatttatttttttacaacttTGATATGAATATTTGCTACCAGAAAATATTTGTTGCTTGAGTTTCTTCAAGCTACTGTTTTAAGATCACTCAAGTGCATGCGCACAGGAAgctcaattttttttgcacgTTATTAGGAATAATTAACCTACgttgttataaaaatattctatatattttttataataacgaaaaaacgtaaaattaataaaaaactttaattatctctttttttaagaaggcgttaatttttttatttaaatatttcaagaaATACAAAAGTGATATCAATAAGTACAAATGAGTTATTACAGATTCTGTATATGGTATATTTAATCTAAAAATGAAgggtgaatatatatatcatgaaAAATAGACATCTTATATTTGTTCGAGTTCTATAGATTTTTCTATTCTTCCTTAGAAAAcctttaaaaatgataagttattttctttattattccttttaaaatatttgaagatttatttttattatttttgttttgttataatatatacatataggattataatatttatttatttattttttttttcttaaatattgGATAACTCAATGTAgctataaaaatttaatttatgtatatttattttttatttttattgttctttGCGTTATATCAGAAGTTTGCGCTTCTTCAATGTAGTAAAttctttagaaaaaatacaaattaattcttactttttttctgCATCGTGATTCgttgtacatattttatatgtaacaaatatatatatatatatatatatatatacactgtAAATGTACTGAATGATAAGGCTGtctaaaaacaaatatttaagaaCTTGTTCACAATAATAgagttttaatttattttttccttttcataattcgaaaatatagtatttatttataatactttttttgaaaatttttttttggacttgagtttttttttttttttttcatgttctgaaacctatatatattatactaaatgtttatttgttttgtataaatttttttcacacTTTTTTGAGAGCTACCTTGAATTTACGGCTTCAGTTATTTTAGGTAGAATGATTATGAAATTCttgtatgaataaaaatttcagTTGATTTCACttaattttctataaaatatggGAAACTTTCactatattccttttttttaaaaaggttaattttttgaaactAAATTGAATTAACacaaaaagaatttttttttttcccctgtGCCTAATTTTAAGGTGTACATACACAAAGggacgaaaaaaaaagaggtcTTAAAAGGTGGACTAGATCATGTTCATAGTTATGCGcttattcattaatattcattaatttaatcttattttattgtccataacttaaaaaaataacgttaaaatgtttaatattattattatgaagtgtcataattattattctgTGAACATATGTTATTTAACTGTCTGGGGAAAAATATCACAATATAttctttcatttaaatagaacaaataatattcatacatgtaaaaataaaaataattaaataaattaaaaagtaagaaatgtataattaaggggaaattaaatatttttaaaaagtaatatatatatatatatatatatatgtatgcgtgTTGTCGCCAACGGTTTTATCAATTTAAAAAGCAAGAAAAATTACCTAGTTAGAACAAGGAATTGTGTTGTGTAAtgataaatgtttttaattggtatataatttatagttAACTTATACTTCTTTTTGTTCTCTCGCAAGttgtaaaatttttccatttttctattttttagtaatagTACTGATAAgtgatgttttttttttttgaaaaataatattttcatttgatattaaattacatatatgtatatgcgctCACTTTCTAActcacacatatatacatcttTCGCAGGATTTGTCAGATTCATcaaagttttaattttttttttttagtcattctttttttagagGAACGTGTctatgttataatatatgtcaggtacatttttttaattgccttttttaattttaaaattcctttctaataaaattataattattcatttattttgtttttttatttttttctatgttGAACAAATTAGTAACTTCCGTGAACTATATTTTACCCTACCAATAACTGAGTAAATTTTCAGGTTTTCCATGATTCGATAAAAAAGTTggattaaattatttataatacttttgtgtttaatttgtattattccttttttttttttttttgctggTAACTTTTCGTGTAAATAGAAatgcattatttatttctcttaTTATGGtgcattattttaaaatgttatgtAAGAAGTCAAGAGTCTGCCACAAAtttctataaatttattgATTCCTTTGCATcgtctacatatatatcggAGGAATCTGGAAGTTCACTTTATGATGCTAAAAGGGCTATACAGAAAAACCCTAGTTATTGGTGCAGTTCTGGAAATCATTCAAAGGATGAAGAAATTACTTGGACTGGttatttaaatacaaaagGGTTTATTAAAGGTGTGAAAATATCATGGGAATACAGCCCAGAATTAGTAAGCTTGTCTGTGTCTGCTGATGgagaaaattataagaacGTTATTCCTTATAGAAGAATTTCGGGAAATGAAGCATCTTTTGATGagatatacttttttaaaaaattagaagaaGCTACATCAATAAAAATTGGACTAAAAAATGCTATTCACAAATATTTTGGAATAAGAGAAGTTAAGATTATTGGTGGAGGAAATCCacactttttattattgtcaGGAATTACAAGTGAACATGAAATGTGTCTACAGGTAGAGGAAGGactaataaataatgataacacTTCAGTTATTTTAGATTCTTGTATTAACGCTTTAGCAGCCGGAGATGGTAGGGAATTATGGAAAACTAACTCCAATAATCAAATAATTAGCGCTTTTAGTGATCCTCCTAAGTGTTTATCTGTAATTAATTTAGATAATTTAGAAACTAATAAAATCGTTTTATATGACTGTTTAAGAGCTTTGGAAGATGGTGATGGAAAATCTAATTGGATATTTGAATCTAATTCACAGATTCGATTACAGAAAAGTGGTGAACCTTTGTGTATttctcaaaaaaatatttacggAAATGTACCTGGAATTCATGACATTCTTCTTAATATGGACGTGTCTGTTGATTCTAATTCCACCTTAGATGATGATCATAATCCTGATAATACTGTAGATGGAAACTTGAATAGTTATTGGGCTTCGGCAACTTTTGCAGATAATTATGAGCATTTGGTTTACTTTATCATAGACTTAAATAAATTTGCAGAGATATCCaggataaaaatttattggGAATATCCACCTTTGCATTACAGTATTGCAGTTAGCACCGACaatcaaaattataaaatagttGTTGAAACTTTAGCTAATCCTAGTTTTGTAACAATAgatactttaaaaaatatagaaacaaggtatattaaaatatcaaTGATTAAACCTCATCCGAAACATGGAGAAATGGGTGATCAATTCTTATATGGAATAAGGTCTATAGAAGTACAGGCTAACAATTTAGAAACAATTTTAAGCTATTGCAGAGATTCCGCTAATTCAGACGACGCCAGAGATAAATATTTCGTTGAATATATTACTGAATTTGATCAAGATTTAACGAGGAAATTAATTAATCTTGAAGAAGATGTatcaaaaaatgtaaattctATCAGTGATAATTTGTCTAAGCTAGAAGAATTATTACCTAATATTGAAACATGcttacaagaaaaaaaagggtatgatgaagaattaaaagaatCTAACGAGAAAGTAAATGAGTTAAATGACAAGCTTTCATCATTAACATCCGTAAATTTAATTCACGATAACGATATACTTAGATTAGGGTTACTTCCTGGTGACGCTTCATCCTATCCAGCTAACGATTGTTCAGTGATTAAAAATCTTCAAGAAACTCCACAGTCAGGATTTTATTGGATTAAACCAAAGTGTGCACCTGAGCCATTGAAAGTTTATTGTGACATGACTTCAAGTACTTCTATATATGTGTGGAATGGAAATCCTCCCAAGTCTCCTGATCatttaataacaaatattataaattcagTTGATGATATTAGACAACATTGCGCTGAAGTTGGTTTGGAGCCATTAATATTAAGATCTAAAGGTCAGTTGAAcgctttaattttatcattaaaaaaaatgggatTCGCgctaaatggaaaaattaatattccATTAGCTTATGATTATTCCTGTGATCATGGTAGTTGTAGTGGAAAGTTTCATGACTTGTTGAATGGTAATATCGATTTAACaacattaatttatttaaaagcaTCTGAATCACCTGATAGCACAAAAATTAGACAAACTGCTGGGATATCCTATGATGATGGatctttcaaattttttaatttagagACATCAGATATATCTGCAATAGTTTGCTCTACTAATTCAACGGAAAATGATGCTGTATTACAATATCTGAGCATAACATGTGGTACAACAGCACTTGAAGATCATTTCAATTCAATTGTAAATACTAATATAGTTGTTCTATGTCCAATAGGATGTGATAATAAACAATTTCAAAAATCTGCAGTATATGGAAGCAAAGGAATATATTCAGACAATAGCTCTATTTGTAGGGCAGCAATTCATTCGGGTGTAATAGATAATAAAGGAGGCTTAGTTAACATTACCATTGAATCTGGGTTAGACCGATATGAAGGttcaataaataataatatagaatctatttcattaaataaagaacCCGATGGATTGTTTGATATAATTACtgatgaaaaagaagaaaaggtTAAACAAGAAAGTAGTCCTTTTCATCATAGAACCATAAGAGTAAGTAGTATGTCTGATGATTGTCCTATGGATTTATTTCAGTACAAACAAACATCTTTTGTTCAGAAGGAAAATATGATAAGAGAACAAAATGAGGTGAAATAcaatgaagaagaaaatacagaaattgtaaaatttCATGAATTAATAGgtgaattattaaataatattgatGCTATTCATGGAGTTGACTCTTCTGTAATTTCAATCGTTCAAGATGAAACAACAAGAGTTATAGAAAAGTCtaaaaaggaattaaaaCCAGCTGATATGTTATCAAAAAAGCAGATTGAAGATGCTATAAATTTGTACAATCTGACAGAAAATTTagcattatatttatacgatTTAtcggaaaaatatatatatgatttggAAAAATTGAAAGAACACTTagatgaattaaaaaaagaccAAAAAGTTGCTCATAATTTTGGTACATTCAAGTTGAATTATGAAACTATGAATTTTTCTTCTCATTTCCATGTTTTTGattcaaaattaataaaaaataagccTAGTACATGGGGATATGCTGATACAGATATTCTGGGacataaaaatagtattgGTCAAATGAGTAGCATATCAAACACAGAAATAGGTGAAGGATATTATGCTAAATTAAAGGggttaaatttttatgactTTGAAATAAAAGTAAGTATGTTGGGTAGAGGAAATGGGTGTTTGGGTATAGTATTTAGAGCTAAAGatgattttaatttttatttatttgatgTATGCGATAAAGAGGGAGTAAAAAGATTGTCAAAGGTAGAAAATGGTCAAGTAGACATTTTAAAGGAGAACCATGGAGATGTTTCCATAAATAATCAATGGAATAAATACAGAATTGTGGCAAGGCATGCAAATATTGATATTTATGAAGTAGACCATAATTCAAATGAAATTAAGATATTAAACTCTTTAGATGAAAGGTTTTTATCTGGTACTGTTGGCTTATATTCTCAGTTAGTTGGTCAGGGAACCTTTTTTGATGATCTTGAAATTATAGCCCTCCCATGCACAGAATtatcaaaaatgaaatggaATAACAAGAATACAACATCTAATTGTCCTTATTATAAGGAaacttatataaatgaaacattaccatatattgtaattaacgatatgtattataattgGAACTTTGAAAaggatgatgataataattacttattatgttcaaaaaatataaaggatGATAGTGCTTCGAACGTAGAAATGCATACTACTATAGCACTTTTAAAACAAAGAATGTGCTCTGATGGGAACTTTACTTTTGATATAAATTTCTCTGACGATGATAAAATTACGGATAATAGTAaatcatatgtatatgtactttTTCACTTTGAAGAtgaacataattttaatgcACTTGAAATTACAAAAGACAACCTTagatttataaattataggAACAATGAACCAACAGTATTATCTGAGTTcaaagataaagaaaaatcaaaatatataataacagaAAATGAATGGATTAAAGTCAGTTTACACTTTGATAAATTAAAGTTCAAGGCGATTATAAGTAATAACGACGATGAATTAGTACTAGATACAAATAAGGTTGATTTAGGTATGATTCGTCCAGGACAAGTTGGCTTCAAGATTCACAATTTTATTAAGGTAAAATTTGATTCCATACTTCTTTCATCTGCTGCATCAAacttatatgaaaattttgttcAAACTAAATCTAAAGCATGGGGCACATGTGAAGAAGCCATACATGTGTTAAATAGGAGGTCTTCATGCGAGACTGATATATATCCAAATGAgacaaaagaaaaacatattaaatgCATTACAAATTTCTGTGAAGAATGTTGTTTACATCATACACAACTATTAGACATCAATGAGAAAAAACAGTGTGAGAAACACTGTAAAAAGAATGACCATTTGGCAGCTAAAATGCAAACACTTTTTGAAAAGTTCTTAAATAAATGTGTTTCAAtggaagaaaataaagattaTGAAAAGtgtgataataatgatacaGAGtgtaagaataaaatatgtgtactttgttgcaaaaaaaatgatcCTACAACTTCTAAGGAATTAAAGGGTTTATCTTTACGTAAATCAAAAGATGTGCAACAAAAAGAGATAATTGAGTGCCAGTTTCAGTGTAACCAGGTTCATCcaacaaatgaataaatggtaaaaaaaacgAGTGTCAAAAAAagtaaggtaaaaaaaaaaaaaaatatgataaaataaagcaaaatttttatttttacatttagaTATAAGTCATccttttcttcatttctCCCCCCATCTCGtacatgaaatatattttatacttaatgtttttttcttctaatgAGGGCTTATCGTTGAGagaagaataaataaaaaagaaacatttaCACCATGTTTAAATTAAtcatttccttattttttatgctgACTATTTACTAAACTGCagtgtttatattttatcttgAATAATTTGAAATTATACAATTTAACAATTGCATGTTTATGTTTGTTGATAaattaaatggaaaaaaaaaaaaaaaaattgttacatcattttactttttgaaCAGTTTATTCGCTATATATAGtgaacattttatttttttacagaaACATGTGAATTAGTTTTTGTAGTTTACACTTTTCttcaattttaatttcacCATTTTCTTTATGTTATGAAAAcattaagaaatatatagaaacacactatgaaagaaaatattcACAGATAATAATACGGAGCGCTACGAactattttttgtaatcaaaaaataatacaatttcttaatattcaaatgtagaaaaagaaaacatagggtaaaaattataataatttatttgaagAAAAATTGGAAACCTGAAATTACATTGTTCCTCCAAATAATttacaatttatttattcattattattttttccttttttttttttgtatgtgcAACTTAAGAAATGAAGGGaaacacataaaaataaaatacgaataaaaaaaccattttatattaaaattttttcaaatatataaaaaaaagttgcaTACACAgatgtatattaatatatgaatgtatcattttttaatagttatttaaattttccttCTCTTATTTTCGGTTATTGAGAAAagatgtatttttaaaaattgttgtctatttcattaaatttacGAACAGTTCTAAAATAAAGGTTTtgaaacatataaaaaaaaagtataaaaaaaatatttgtaattacAAAAACAAGGTAACAAAATAGTTTCCTTAATagttaaataatatgttaatTGTTATTAgaattgaaaatattattttgttatatgataaagtatattatattcatttaagaaataactattttattcattttaaggTAAACAAACAcaattgtatataaatatatttagattaatataatataaatatatcggatatatatgtattaaaaaattgtccaactaaaattaaaaaaaaataaaataaataatttacatatttgaCCTAGTACGCCCATTAAATATTTGTGTATGTTTCATTTGGCTTATTATTCACTATCTTCTGaatctttttattctttaaaaattctttatgaaaaaaattatatgtatttaaaaattttcttaggTTCAAATTCTCCATATCAGATGATGATTCACTCGAAATATCTTCACCTATGGAGTTTGGTACATATATAgaatttaattcattatgATGAAAATACAGATGATCACATGGCTtgcttaatttttcattaattctGCCTTTAGTATTATGTCCGAATGAATTATAATTCATTGAgatattattactgttattaacGGATAATTCGGAGTTATTGATGAATCTAAAGTTTTGGTTATTCAGATCTTCATGTTTACTTTGCGTTTCAAATATAGAATTATTACCTATTTTATtctgtttatttaaaaagtaattttGCGTGTTTATATTTGCATGTTTATTTCTATCATTGCAATGGAAGCTATTTTCtccgtattttttatttcctaataaatatgattttaACTTATCAGAAAATTGGGATTCGTTTTGATcattatacattatattgGACAAATTCTTATCTAATGTTAGtatgtttttaatatgaTGTCTTCCAACACCTAGTAAACAATTTTTGtcataagaaatatttttgttaaaatcaTCAAAATCTGCTACATCTAAACCGAACATCCTTAAATCATTAAAAGCAGAATAGTATAAATTACTTGAATCTGCGTTAtctaaaatgttataaatatttggaaATATGCTAATGAATGTGGGAAGATTTTCTTCTccaataaaatttttcacgCTCTCTTTATAATTTAAGAGTTTCATCGTTAATTCCTCCTTTTCAATGTTGCATGTTGTAACTTCTTTtgattgttttttttttttttcaagaataTCTTCATTTTCAGTTAAATCCCTATTTAATGAACCACCAGAAtgattttcaaaaaattggCTTTTTTTTAGgatttcattattaatatttttattatatttattataatggTTGTTATTTGTTCTAAAAATATTgtcattattaataaatgaaaaggaattaATGCAACCTCCAGCATTATCTTTATTACagtttttatgtatttttccACAATTATCATGTTGAATAGTATTCCCCGAATTATTAAAACAGTAATTATTACGTTTCTCTCGACttaataatttacatttttcattatataagtctaaattttcatttgcaTCAcatctctttctttttctaatatattcatataactTCTTGTAACTATCATTAATGTCTGTTAAGCAatcttcattaatttttttttggggcAAAAGagatttttgaaaaaaaatattatacaatGATTTACTAATATTTACATAGTTATATAAGTTGGGATggttatcttttttataagataacactttaattaatgaattaaaaatatcctTTGATTTGTCATTACTATTCAATATAGTATCTATGATTGCGCTAAAGTTTTCCTGCTCTATCAAATTTTCTAGACTAGAACTTGTGTTATCatttccattattattattattattattattattattattattattattattattattattattattattattattattattataattattattattattattattataattattattattattattattattataattattattattattattattattattattattattattattattattataattattattatttataaggTTGTTAAAAGATCCAAATTCATTGCAACGAGAAATATTAGGCACTTTTACATTtgatttttctaatattttattgttactttttttttttttcttattaagaGAATTAATAGATATATCTGTGTTATCATTGAAGTTGTTTTTAACATCTACATTTACTTTACATGGTCTTCCTACCTTTCCATGTTTCTTTATCTttacatttcttttattttcttttatggtACCCTTTTTTCCATCACTTATATCAGTGTTAAGTATAGCattatttacaatatttttatcctcGTTATGATATAGGagatgtatatttaaatatttcctaTGCATTTTAATGCTAATTTTATTGTAGTAGTTTTCTACATTTTCTGCTATTTTGTGGTATATTGTACTTCTATCATTATAAGTATAACAATTGttgataattaaaaaaaaatcattttcgAACTGTTGAAAGctgttatatttaaaattttgaattttttgtttcatcgTGGTAAAATCCATTGGTTCCTTTATTATGTTCAAATAATCAGGAACATACTG contains:
- a CDS encoding LCCL domain-containing protein, which codes for MHYLFLLLWCIILKCYVRSQESATNFYKFIDSFASSTYISEESGSSLYDAKRAIQKNPSYWCSSGNHSKDEEITWTGYLNTKGFIKGVKISWEYSPELVSLSVSADGENYKNVIPYRRISGNEASFDEIYFFKKLEEATSIKIGLKNAIHKYFGIREVKIIGGGNPHFLLLSGITSEHEMCLQVEEGLINNDNTSVILDSCINALAAGDGRELWKTNSNNQIISAFSDPPKCLSVINLDNLETNKIVLYDCLRALEDGDGKSNWIFESNSQIRLQKSGEPLCISQKNIYGNVPGIHDILLNMDVSVDSNSTLDDDHNPDNTVDGNLNSYWASATFADNYEHLVYFIIDLNKFAEISRIKIYWEYPPLHYSIAVSTDNQNYKIVVETLANPSFVTIDTLKNIETRYIKISMIKPHPKHGEMGDQFLYGIRSIEVQANNLETILSYCRDSANSDDARDKYFVEYITEFDQDLTRKLINLEEDVSKNVNSISDNLSKLEELLPNIETCLQEKKGYDEELKESNEKVNELNDKLSSLTSVNLIHDNDILRLGLLPGDASSYPANDCSVIKNLQETPQSGFYWIKPKCAPEPLKVYCDMTSSTSIYVWNGNPPKSPDHLITNIINSVDDIRQHCAEVGLEPLILRSKGQLNALILSLKKMGFALNGKINIPLAYDYSCDHGSCSGKFHDLLNGNIDLTTLIYLKASESPDSTKIRQTAGISYDDGSFKFFNLETSDISAIVCSTNSTENDAVLQYLSITCGTTALEDHFNSIVNTNIVVLCPIGCDNKQFQKSAVYGSKGIYSDNSSICRAAIHSGVIDNKGGLVNITIESGLDRYEGSINNNIESISLNKEPDGLFDIITDEKEEKVKQESSPFHHRTIRVSSMSDDCPMDLFQYKQTSFVQKENMIREQNEVKYNEEENTEIVKFHELIGELLNNIDAIHGVDSSVISIVQDETTRVIEKSKKELKPADMLSKKQIEDAINLYNLTENLALYLYDLSEKYIYDLEKLKEHLDELKKDQKVAHNFGTFKLNYETMNFSSHFHVFDSKLIKNKPSTWGYADTDILGHKNSIGQMSSISNTEIGEGYYAKLKGLNFYDFEIKVSMLGRGNGCLGIVFRAKDDFNFYLFDVCDKEGVKRLSKVENGQVDILKENHGDVSINNQWNKYRIVARHANIDIYEVDHNSNEIKILNSLDERFLSGTVGLYSQLVGQGTFFDDLEIIALPCTELSKMKWNNKNTTSNCPYYKETYINETLPYIVINDMYYNWNFEKDDDNNYLLCSKNIKDDSASNVEMHTTIALLKQRMCSDGNFTFDINFSDDDKITDNSKSYVYVLFHFEDEHNFNALEITKDNLRFINYRNNEPTVLSEFKDKEKSKYIITENEWIKVSLHFDKLKFKAIISNNDDELVLDTNKVDLGMIRPGQVGFKIHNFIKVKFDSILLSSAASNLYENFVQTKSKAWGTCEEAIHVLNRRSSCETDIYPNETKEKHIKCITNFCEECCLHHTQLLDINEKKQCEKHCKKNDHLAAKMQTLFEKFLNKCVSMEENKDYEKCDNNDTECKNKICVLCCKKNDPTTSKELKGLSLRKSKDVQQKEIIECQFQCNQVHPTNE
- a CDS encoding bromodomain protein 4, translated to MSINKIKYDELEELRRKNEVLTNLLNKLIAFDKKRIFLYPVNVQYVPDYLNIIKEPMDFTTMKQKIQNFKYNSFQQFENDFFLIINNCYTYNDRSTIYHKIAENVENYYNKISIKMHRKYLNIHLLYHNEDKNIVNNAILNTDISDGKKGTIKENKRNVKIKKHGKVGRPCKVNVDVKNNFNDNTDISINSLNKKKKKSNNKILEKSNVKVPNISRCNEFGSFNNLINNNNYNNNNNNNNNNNNNNNNYNNNNNNNNYNNNNNNNYNNNNNNNNNNNNNNNNNNNNNNNNNGNDNTSSSLENLIEQENFSAIIDTILNSNDKSKDIFNSLIKVLSYKKDNHPNLYNYVNISKSLYNIFFQKSLLPQKKINEDCLTDINDSYKKLYEYIRKRKRCDANENLDLYNEKCKLLSREKRNNYCFNNSGNTIQHDNCGKIHKNCNKDNAGGCINSFSFINNDNIFRTNNNHYNKYNKNINNEILKKSQFFENHSGGSLNRDLTENEDILEKKKKQSKEVTTCNIEKEELTMKLLNYKESVKNFIGEENLPTFISIFPNIYNILDNADSSNLYYSAFNDLRMFGLDVADFDDFNKNISYDKNCLLGVGRHHIKNILTLDKNLSNIMYNDQNESQFSDKLKSYLLGNKKYGENSFHCNDRNKHANINTQNYFLNKQNKIGNNSIFETQSKHEDLNNQNFRFINNSELSVNNSNNISMNYNSFGHNTKGRINEKLSKPCDHLYFHHNELNSIYVPNSIGEDISSESSSDMENLNLRKFLNTYNFFHKEFLKNKKIQKIVNNKPNETYTNI